The stretch of DNA CACCAGCACCCCCATCCCTTCGGCGGCGAACTCATGGATAAGGGCGTAGATCTCTTGCTTGGCTCCGATATCGACGCCGCGGGTCGGCTCGTCGAGAAGGAGGATACGTGGACCAGTGGCGAGTTGCTTAGCGAGCACTACCTTTTGCTGGTTGCCTCCGCTGAGGTTTCTCACAGCCTGGCGCAGCGAGGGCGTGCGGACGCGAAACCGTTCGACGAATCGCTGCGCGGAACGATTGGCAGCCCTTACGTCTAACAGGCCGCTACGCACGAAGCGACTTAGGCACGCCATCGTCGTGTTGTCACCTACACTCATGCCAAGCACAAGCCCTGCGCCCTTGCGATCCTCGGGTGTGAGCGCGAGTCCCGCGCGGTACGCGTCTCGTGGCTGACGGATCATCACGGGACTGCCGTCGATCAAGATCTCGCCGCGGGTTCTTGAGGCGTGAACGCCAAAGAGGGCTTCCAGCAATTCGGTCCGCCCCGCGCCCATGAGACCGAACAGCCCAACGATCTCACCGGCACCCACCTCCAACGAGACACCGTCTACTACCGGACTTATCCCGCGCGTGCTCGACGTCAACGTCAATCCACGCACCGAAAGTAATGGCTTCGGTTGCGGCTTGACAGCCTTCGATCCGTCCATTGGCGCGTCGCGACCAATCATCAATCGCACGAGCTCCTCGCGGGTCAGTTCTTCATATGGACGCTCGGCGACGTACTTGCCTTCGCGAAATACCGTGACCTCATCTGCAATCTCGTCCAGCTCTTCAAAGCGGTGCGTGATGTAAGCGAGGGCGACGCCGCCGGCCTTCAGTTGTCGGATAATTCGAAATAGCGAATCTACTTCATGGCTAGTAAGCGCCGACGTCGGCTCGTCGAGAATCAACACCCGCGCGTCGAGAGACAGCGCTTTGGCTATCTCGACAACCTGCTGCTGCGCTACGGAAAGTCGTTCAACCGGGAGTTCGGTGTCAAGATCGACGCCGACGCGTTCTAGCAAGACTGCGGCTTCTCGTCGCATTCGGCGGCTGTCCACCAAGCCAAGCGACGTCAGCGGTTCGCGTCCGAGAAAGAGGTTCTCCGCGACGGTTAGATTGCCAGCTAGGTTGAGCTCTTGGTGGATGATCGCGACGCCCGCGCGTTGCGACTCGATAGGCGTGCGGAACCGCACAGGCTTGCCGTCGAGCAGCACTTCGCCTTCATCGGCGGTGAAGACGCCAGCCAAGATATTCATCAACGTTGATTTACCGGCGCCGTTCTCGCCCATGAGAGCCATCAAGCGTCCGGCGTATAACCGCAACTGCGCGTGGTCGAGCGCACGTACGCCGGGGAACGCTTTGACGATCCCGCGGGCCTCCAGCAGCGGCGGCGTGGCGGACGTCACTTGGCCGCCTCCACCAGAACTGGGATAATCTCTAGCGGCGGCTTGTAGCCCGCTGCACTCACCACTTTGGTGCACCCGGCAAACCGCAGTCGATCGCCGACGGCGATACCTTCGAGCCTTGTGATGGCTCTCTCGGTGGCAAGGCGGTTGATCTCATTTGCGATGAGATTGTACTCTCGTGAGCCTGGCGATTCGCTCGGTTTGAGCAAGCCTGTCGCATCACGAATGGTTGAACCGAACACCTTTCTACTCAACAGTCGCACCTCGCCGCCGCCATCGAGCGAGAGTCGCACCCCTACGTCATCCGCGGCCTGCACCTCTCCGACGCCTCGCAGAAAAAGCAGAAAGCCACGGCTGACGCCGACCCGCACGCCATACTGCTCGCCGGCTTTCGCGGCGCTTTCTTCCATTGCAGCGGCGACTTGGGTGGCGCTAGCGGCGTCGGCTGTAGCGGGAAGCAGCCTCTCCGTCCAAAAAGCCTCGGCAAACTCTACTGCGTCGAAACGGCCTTCTACATCGGCTGGTTCAATTCTCGTGACGTGAATAAGTGGCGCGAAGTAGAGCAGCACGCACGCCGCGACAATGGTTGCTATTCGGAATCCCCAGGCGCCCATCGGCACGTCACTCCTTCGCGCCGTACGCGACGTACTGCTCGATATTGTCGCGGGTCACCAACTCGACCGCGACGCGTGTCTTCTGCTGAAAGTCACGGTGTCCCCTCATCCAATCGTCCGCATACTCTGCCGCCTGTCGGGCCATCGTCTTCGGGAATTGCATGGCTGTGGCAACGATTTTGCCGTCACGAATGGAGTCGATCACGTCCGCGGCGCCGTCAAACCCAAAGACCTTGATCTTGTTTGCGGCGCCGGCGCTGGCTACGGCCTGGTAGGCGCCCATCGCCATCGCATCGTTACCGCAAAAGATTGCGTCGAGGTCGGGGTTCGCTTGGAGGATCGACTCGGTCACTTCAAGCGCCTTCGAGCGGTCGCAGTCGGCGTTCTGCTGGGCGACCATCTTCAACCCGGGGAAAGTATCCACGACGCTGTGGAACCCTTCGGATCGGTCGCGGGTATTGTTATCGCCAAGGATGCCGAGCAACTGGGCGTATGTGCCTTCTTCGCCAACAACTTCAACGAAGTACTGCCCCAACTCCACACAGCCAGCGTAGTTGTCCGACAGGATCTGCGCCGCGGCGACGTCATCGGCGTTGACTTCCCGGTCGATGCAGAAGACCGGCACGCCTTTCTCTTTCGCCTTGCGGACGCTGGCGACTGAGCCCTCGGAGTCGGTAGCATTGAATAGCACCGCGTCGTATCCGGCGGCGATCAGATTGTCAAAGTGTCCCGCTTCGGTGGCCGTATCGTTCTGCGAGTCAAAGATAACTGCTTCGTGACCGAGCTCTTCGGCGCGGGCCTTGGCAGTCTCGGCAAGCACGACGAACCAGGGGTTGTTGAGCGTCGAGACGACAACGGCAAATTTGCCTTTGGCGTTGGCGCTACTCGACTCTCGTGTCGCAGCAGGCGCCGATGGTGTTGTCTCGGCTTGCTGAGAACAGCCAACCAGACCTGCCAAATACAACAGTCCAGCGAATCCAAGGTTAATCGAGAGAAGCTTCATCGTAGGGATTCGGTTTGAGGAGAAAGCGCCTAGAAGACTCGCTCGACGGCGTTGCGCCAACCGGTCATCCTGCGCTTGACCTCCGCCTCGCCTTCGGTAGGCATAAACATGCGGCCCGACCGCGGCAACTTACGCAGGCCGTCGAGCGAGCCCTGCATGCCAAGACCGAGCATGCCCGCCATCGCGGCGCCGAGTGCGGAGAGGTTGGACTCATCTGTCGCTTGCAACTCACAAAGCGACATATCAGCGACCATCTGCATCAGTAAGTGATTGCGGGTGGGGCCCCCATCGACTCGCAGGGACCGCACGGCGGCGCCGCTACGTGCGAAGGCCTCCACGACATCCGCGACTTGAAAGGCTATCGATTCGAGGGCGGCCCGCACTACGTGCTCACGACGGGTGTAGCCCGACATGCCGAGGATGGCGGCCCGAGCGTCGGGCTTCCAGTAAGGCGCCCCCATCCCCGCAAACGCTGGCACCAAGTAGACGCCGCCTGAGTCGTTAACAGATGATGCGAGAGCCTCTGCATCGTCAATCGAAGAGAGTAAACCAAGCTGATCCTTGAGCCAGGCCAGCGTCGCCGCCGAATAGTTAATCAGCCCTTCCCAAGCGTAAGTCGGCTGATCCGCGACGATCCAAGCAAGCGCGCCGACCATCCCGGAAGGCGCCGGTCGGAACTGTTCTCCGATATTTACGAGCACGGAGGTCCCGCTGCCAAAGGTCGCTTTGGCGTCGCCTTGTGCGTAACAACATTGTGCGAACAGCGACGCCTGTGAGTCGCCCATAACGCCGCAGATCGGCGCCGCCGAGGGCAGGGCGCCTCCTAAAGTGGTTTCGCCAAAGGTCGCACTGCAGTCACGCACCTCCGGTAACGCACGGACCGGAACGCCGAAACGCTCACATAAGGACGCATCCCATGCGAGCCGCCCGATGTCGTAGAGAAGCGTACGGCTGGCGTTCGTTGGATCACTCGCATACGCCTGCCCGCTCGTCAAGCGATGCACCAGATAAGCGTCGATTGTGCCGATGCACGCCGCGCCCGAGCGGACCGCCTCTGCAATCGCAGGCTCTTCTCGCATCACCCATGCGATCTTGGAACCAGAAAAGTAGGAGTCGATCCGCAAGCCCGTCTTCTCAGCGACCTCCGGTTCGACACCCGCATTTCGCAACTCTTGGCACATGGCATCGCCCCGTCGACACTGCCAGACAATCGCTGGCCGTAACGGCTCGCCTGTCGTTCGGTCAAAGACAACAACCGTCTCGCGCTGGTTAGTGATCGAAACTCCCCGCACCGACGCGAGTTTATCGGGATGACGACCGCACAACTCCCGCGCCGCCGAGAAGACGTTGCCGATGATTTCGGCCGCATCGTGCTCGACCCATCCTGGTTGGGGATAGTGCTGGGCGTGCTCTAGCGAACAGCCGTCTACGACGGCGCCCGAGGCATCGACGAGAAGGACCTTGGTCGCCGAGGTGCTCTGATCGATAGCGATGAGATAACTCACAGAACCACCCTCGCCGCGTCGAGTGCTCTCAAGGCGCGGTCGGCGATGCCCTCCATCGACAGACCGTAGCGGCCAAAGATGTCGGCTTGGCTACCGGTGTAGGTGTCTTCATCCGGGATCGCGACGCCACGGAACACCGGCGTCATCCCAGCTCCGAGCAAGAGCCGTGCGACCGCGTCGCCCAGTCCACCGTGCTCTGAATGCTCTTCTGCCGTGAGCACAACGCGACACTCTCGCCCCGCGGCTAGCAACGCCGACTCATCGAGCGGTTTGACTGAGGGTATGCTCAGAACACGGGACTCGACGCCGTGCTCGGCAAGCAGATCGGCAGCGAGTAGACAGTGAATGACCGTCTCGCCGGCGCCGATCAACGCCACGTCATCGCCGTCGCGAAGTAGAGAAGCAACTCGCGGGTCCCTGGGCGCGGGTTCGTCTGAAAGGTCGTAGAGCGCCGCTTTGCCGAATCGAAGGTAGACGGGTCGGTCGTGCGTCGCCGCCCAGCGGATCGAGGAGCGCGTCTCACGATTATCTGCCGGGGCGAGCACAGTGACGTTGTGGATCGCCCGCAGCGCCGCGAAGTCGTGCAAGGAATGATGGGTGCTGCCGAGGGCGCCGTAGCTGACACCGGCGCTAATGCCTACTAGCGCAACAGGCAGGTCTGAATAGCAGACGTCGTTCTTTATCTGCTCCAGCGACCGCGTCGCCAAGAAGCACGCCGGCGACACAGCGAAGACGGTCTTGCCGCACGAAGCAATCCCCGCCGCCACGCCGACGAGATTCTGCTCGGCGATGCCGACTTCGACGATCTGCTTCGGTAAAGCCTCGCCGAACGGTTTGAGCTTGCCAGAGCCGCGCGAGTCGCTGGTGACGGCGAGAACATTGCGATCAGCCGTCGCTAGCTCCGTGAGTGCTTCTGCGAAGACATCGAGGTTCGCCTTGCCTAAGCGCAGGCCCAGGCGCTCGGCGCGTGCTTTGGCCTCGGCGGAGTGGAGGCTGGGGGCGGGAGCGCTCATTTCAACGCTCCTTCTAGCTCGGCCATCGCCACAGCAAACTCGTCAGCCGAAGGAACGCCATGATGCCATTTAACGACGCCCTCCATAAAACTAACGCCACGGCCCTTCACGGTTCTTGCGATAATGCACGTCGGCTTGCCGGAAGCAGCGGGGCGTGACAACGCGGTCGTGAGTTCGGCGACGTCATGACCATCAATACACAAGACTTCCCACCCGAAGCTCGTGAACTTCTCATCTAGCGGCTCGTTGCAGCAGACATCGCGCGTGGCGCCGGTGATTTGCAACGTGTTGCAGTCGATGATCGCTGTTAGATTGTCGAGCTTGTAGTGAGCGGCGCACATGGCGGCTTCCCAGTTCGAGCCCTCGGCGAGTTCGCCGTCGCCCAGCAGCGTGAAGACACGGTAGGACGCCGCATCAAGCTTTCCGGCGATCGCCATGCCGACTGAAACAGGCAAGCCGTGCCCGAGGGCGCCGGTATTCATCTCAATGCCGGGAATCTTTCGCGTCGGATGCCCGACGAAGTACGAACCGCCGCGACAGAGCTTCTCTAGCGATTCAAATGGGTAGAAGCCCTTGTCCGCAAGCACGACGTAGAGCGCTTCGACCGAGTGCCCCTTGCTTTGCACGTAACGATCGCGAAGCGGGTCGCGCCAGTTCACGGGCGAGATGTTCATCACCCGGTTGTAGAGCACGTTGAGGATGTCGATGCAAGACAGGCTGCCGCCGGTGTGGCCGGCGCCGGCGTGGTAGATCGCACGCAGCACGTCGCGGCGATACTCGGCACTCTTGCGCCGCAGATGTTGGTCGGTGAGGGCAGGGCGGGTCATGGGGCGCCCCCTCCCTCGTGATGGTAAGTTTCCCAACCGAGGTAGGTCTCGAACGCCTCAACCAACGCCGCCGCCGAATGCGACTGCGTCATGACAACATGATGCTCAAATCCATTCTTACAGACGTGCTTGAGCAATGCTTGCAGCCGTGGCACGTGGGCGACGGCTCGGGTGCCGAAGGTATCGAGAACGTCGTCAGTGAGTTGGCCTTCGCCAACATACGCACAGATGCGGCCTTCGCTGTCGGCGGTTGTAAGGCGTCCATACGTCAATGGACCGGCTGGCGTGCGACCTTCCATGGCGCCGTAGGTGTTCTCGACGCCGAGCGTGCTGCCGAGGATCGGCGCCGTGGCGATCTTGGCGTCGGGGATAAAGCTCTTCGCCCAGTTGCCGCAGTGGAACAGAGCGCACTTTTCGTCGTCGTCGCCATAGTTGTTATTCCAATCGACTAACGCGGCAGGCGAATCAGCGGCGAGTTGCATGGCGTACATTGTCAACGTGCCGGTGACATCGACCTCACAGGCGCTGGGCATAAAGCGTTCGCTCATCATGCTCATCAGCGTGCAGACGTTGCAGCCAAGATTCTGCTGCACCGAGGTCCAGCACTGGATTGCCGTTGCGTCGAGGGCGTTATCCGCCATCCAATCAGCAAGCACGACGCCCATCCGCGCCATTTGCACGAGTTTCTCGTGGGGCACTCCCGGCGCCGCGGCGTAGGCGCGGATGTCGTCGAGCTTCGCGACTACACGACTATCGGTCGAATCGAGCTTATTCGCCTGGGCGATAAACTCCGACAAGTCCACGGTTGTGACACCGACGCCGTTGCGTTCAAGAATCTTCTCGCTATAGCGCACCGTGTTGAAAGCCCCTGGTCGGGCGCCGACGGCGCCAAGCCGCACCCCCCGCAGGCCATTCACCACGCGGCACACGGCTAGAAACTTTCGTAAGTCCTCGCGGAAGTTATCCGATGCTGGCGTCGAGACATGCTTCTGCGTAAGCGTGAACGGGATGCCGGCTTGGCTAAGGTTGTTGCAGATCGAGATCTTGCCGCAAAAGGCGTCGCGGCGGCGCGAAACGCCGAGTTGATTGAGGTCGTCGGGATAGCCCTGCACGAGCACTGGCACGTTGAGACCGGCAAGCTTGAGCGTGTCGGCAACGCCTTTCTCATCGCCAAAGTTAGGCAAGCAAATCAGTACCCCATCGATTTCGTCGCGGCGTTGGCGGAAGAGTTCAGCGCACCGCCGCGCGTCGGCGTGCGTCTCGACGCCGCCGAGCTTCGAATCCTCCTCCCCCAGCCAGACCGGTTCAAGACCCAGCTTAGCAAGGAGCGCAGCGAGATCGGCCCGCGCCTCGGTAACGAGCTGGTCGGGAAAGAAATCTCGGTTGCCGACGATGACGCCCAACTTGGGCACGCCGCCTGATTTAACGCCGCGATTTGGCATGAGTTGCTCGCGTCTTGCGAACGGATATGTGTGAATCTAACTAGATCGTTCTCTGCCCGTGAATGACGAGTGCAAGCACGAATGATTGCAGTAGGTGACCTGTTGTCTCACTTCTTATTCGCGCCGAGTGGCGTTATTAGCAGACTCTTCCAGTTTCACTTCAACGGCGTGAGCAAACCGACTTGGTGCTTCCACCGGAAGGGTTACTTCAAGCCCCTCATCGCTCTGATGCCAGCGGACGGCTTCATCGCTGCCGAGCAGCCGTACCATCGAAGCCTTGACCGCCGCTTCGCCAAGCGACTCAATCACCAACTTGCCGTCATCGGGCCACGCAAGGGCGATTGCATAGACTTTGTCATCCTTCGTTGTGAATCGAATGTCGTTGCCGGTAAACTCCGGGCGTTCGCCGTCGGTGAACGAGCCGGCCGCCTCTTTCGTGGGGCCCTCGCCGAACCGCTTCCACGGCCGCGTGCCATAGATTGCTTCGCCATTGACGCGCAACCACGCGCCGATCTCACGCAGCATCTGCTGCTCCGGTTCGGGTACCGTGCCATCCGCCTTGGGGCCGATGTTCAGCAGCATGACTCCATTCTTGCTGACGACATCGACGAGATCGTCGATAATCTCGCCCGTCGGCTTGTAGTCTTGTCCTTCGATGTAGCCCCAGGAGTTTCGCGAAACGGAGGTGCAGGTCTGCCACAGCTCGGGTTGGATGCCGGCAAACTTGCCGCGCTCGACGTCGAGCACGCCCGTGCCTCGGGGGAACGAATAGCCCTCCCACTCTTTGAAATTGATTGCCGGCTCGTAGCCTGCCTCAGCGGCCCGGTTGTAATAGTAAGCCGCGAAGCGCTGTAGATAGGGTTGGAACGCTGGCTGGCAGACCCACCAGTCGAAGTACATGACGCGGGGCTCGAACTTATCGACAATCTCGCACGAACGCAGCAGCCAGTCGTCGAGAAACTCTTTCGATGGCGGTTCGGATTGGTTCTCCGCAACGCGTTTGCCGTGCGCCGGGCCGTAGAGTGTGGCGTAATCCTCGTCCTGCACGTCCGATTCGATCTGACGGCCACCGCCGTAAAACCACCAGTTCTCTGCACGATGGGACGAAGCGCCGACGGTTATTCCCTGCTCGCGGCACGCGGCGGCGAGGTCGCCGATCAAGTCACGCTCGGGTCCTTTCTTCGCCGCATTCCACTCGGTGAGCCGGCTATCGAACATCGGGAAGCCATCGTGGTGTTCCACCACAGGCACGACATATCGAGCACCCGACTCGCGAAATAGCTCAGCCCACTCTGCAGGATCGAACTTTTCAGCTTCAAACTGCTCGATGAGGTCCTTGTAGCCGACATTCGTGTGCGGACCGTAGGTCTTGAGGTGGTGCTCGTACTCGGGCGAATCCTTGCGATACATGTTGCGTGGGTACCACTCGCTGCCGAACGCCGGCACGCTGTAAGCGCCCCAATGGATGAAAAGGCCAAACTTGGCGTCGGCGTACCAACTTGGCGTCTCGAAACCCTTGAGGGACCGCCAGGTCGGCTTGAATGGGCCGGCCTCAGCGACACGATCGATCTCCTCCAGTCGCTTTGTGATCTCTTCGGGCGACAGCTGCGGTACAAATGGCTGCCCCAGGCCCGGGGTCTGCTCCGCGCCGACACGCAGCAAGTAGTCGAGTTCCTTCTGCGTGACCCTGAATACGGTCCCGTGCTTGTGGCCCTCAGGGAAAGTCACCGGCGCGTTGGTGAAGTTGACGAAGTCCTTTGTCGCTAGGGCGCCATACTTCTTGACGCCGTAGTTGTCGTAGTAGAGAAGCCACTCCTCGCCGACGCGGGCGACGGTGGGTCCCTCTGTCATCGACTCGGTGATGGGATCAGAGACGTTACGCCAGGGGCCCGTAGGAGAATCCCCTTCGGCGACGCGTAACGCGAGCACGGGCCGGGTGTTGTCTTTAAGCACCAGCTTGTAGGAAGCTTCGCCCTCTCTACTCCACGGCACGATGATTGCATCGATGACGCTAAAGCCCGGCTCGCAGAAGAGCTCGGCGGGCGTAAACTCCAGGAAGTCACGCGTCGTCGTGTAGTACATCCGATGATTGTTGTGGTGCTTCTCCTGACCATCGGGATAGCGGCCAGGAATCGTCGAGGCCCAGGCGATGATGAACCGCTCGCGGGGTTCGTCGTAGACAACCTCTGGCGCCCAGACGTTGACCGTCGTCGGCTCGTGCTCCATCACCGGCAGGAAGCGCTGCGGCGACCAGTGCACGAGATCCTGAGACGAGGCGTAGCCGAAGCCCGGATCGCCGCGCCAAGCGGTCGTCCATACCAGATGAAAGGTTCCATCCGGCCCACGGACGAGGCTCGGATCACGCATCAACTGACCCGACCCAGCCCAGGGCTTGAGGAAGACACCGGGGACGCGTTTCCAGTTGAACCCGTCCTTACTCCACACAAACCGAAGACCGGCGTCGGCAGGTTCTTCGAAGGACGTGAAGAGGAAAACGGAGTCCGCCGCCTCGATGGTATAGGCCGGCTGTCCGTTAGCTGCAAAGCACAAGGCAACCGCAAGCAGCGCCATTCCGTGCCGTCGCAGCAATTGACGAGCCAGTCGCAGAATGCGATCCGTAGATACCATATGCCGTGAACTCAGTCCGGCCATGCGGCTGCGGGATCGGCTGACTCTTCGTTGTTGCGGTCGCCGAGGTTATTCCATACATACTTCTCTACATCCAATCCGTAGGTGTGGACGGAGCCATCGCAGAGAGCGGCCTGGACGACTCCCGGGTGAGCCGACCCTGCTGCCTTGTGGTAGGCGCCCCGTATACTATCCAAGTTGCTTGGATTCATGTTGGGCGGCAGGTCGCTATCTTGCCTTGGCCTCTCGCCGAAACTCCGCGCGTTGTCGGTGTCGAATCCGTGATACACGGTGTTGTCATCTCCGCCATGCGTACCAGTCTCGTAGAGGTAGACGGGCAAGTACTTCTCAACAACCATGGCAGTCTTTGAAGTGCCGTCCGTGATCTGACTAAATCTCACGCCCCACCGCGGCCCTACGACTCCGTTTTGAGGAAACGGCTTGACCTCAGCACCATTCGTGCCGCAATTGGGATATAGGGTGTAGCACTGCGGGCCCGGGCCAGGTGTGTGCGGAGTTGCGCCACCATTGGCTGCATAGTCGTTCTTTGCATACTCTCCAGTGGGAGTCCGAGACGCATTGAACATCAAGTTCTGTTCTGACACGGGGTACGCCTTCACGGCGCGACGGGACGGGCAGAGAACCGAAGCAATCGGTGTTGCGATCAGACGCATTAGGGCGTCTTTCTTGGGGGTAGTCTCGGCGCCAATGAAATTTCCCAAACCGGCTCCGATCTGCTGAGTTGAAGTTTCCTCAATGAAAGGAGTGATGGAGAAGATCCAACTCCCCGGCTGCTTCTGCCCTACGCCCCAGTCGGGATCGCCTGTCCACTGGAATCCCCATCCACCTGAAGGCATTTCTTTATGCGTCGACTCGTAGTTTAGGCATGCCAATGCCAGTTGCTTCAAGTTGTTCTTGCACTGATTCCGCCGCGCCGCTTCGCGTGCCGCCTGCACGGCGGGGAGCAATAGCGCCACGAGAATGCCGATGATCGCGATCACGACCAGCAGTTCGACGAGCGTGAAGCCGACGCGGGGCTTCTCACCGCGGAGGAGACCTGAACGCAAGGTGACGCAATTCATCTGACGAGCACTCCAGAAGAGTCTGACGCTCGACCCGCGCCTACGCGGGCCGACGCCTCTTGATTGTTCCAATCGTATCATTTTGGCTTCTAAAATCGCTGCAGAACGGCAGCCTGCTTTCCAGACAATCCGCCACGGCGTTACTCGCTTACTGAGGCGGGACGAGCCTTGCGGATCGCTTCGCGGTACTCGCTCGGCGGCATCCCTTCGTGCGTCAGGAACGCCAATCGGAGCCGCTCGCGACTTGGGAATCCAGCGAGGTAAGCCACCGCCTTGATCGGCGAGTCGGTATCCGCCAGAAGACGCTTCGCGCGGCTCAAGCGGCAGGCGTTGATTTCGTCGAGCACTGT from Botrimarina mediterranea encodes:
- a CDS encoding sugar ABC transporter ATP-binding protein, which encodes MTSATPPLLEARGIVKAFPGVRALDHAQLRLYAGRLMALMGENGAGKSTLMNILAGVFTADEGEVLLDGKPVRFRTPIESQRAGVAIIHQELNLAGNLTVAENLFLGREPLTSLGLVDSRRMRREAAVLLERVGVDLDTELPVERLSVAQQQVVEIAKALSLDARVLILDEPTSALTSHEVDSLFRIIRQLKAGGVALAYITHRFEELDEIADEVTVFREGKYVAERPYEELTREELVRLMIGRDAPMDGSKAVKPQPKPLLSVRGLTLTSSTRGISPVVDGVSLEVGAGEIVGLFGLMGAGRTELLEALFGVHASRTRGEILIDGSPVMIRQPRDAYRAGLALTPEDRKGAGLVLGMSVGDNTTMACLSRFVRSGLLDVRAANRSAQRFVERFRVRTPSLRQAVRNLSGGNQQKVVLAKQLATGPRILLLDEPTRGVDIGAKQEIYALIHEFAAEGMGVLVVSSEAWEVRMLSDRVLVMCEGRLTGEFTAADADDQSLLAAALPEGGARRSA
- a CDS encoding DUF2291 family protein, giving the protein MGAWGFRIATIVAACVLLYFAPLIHVTRIEPADVEGRFDAVEFAEAFWTERLLPATADAASATQVAAAMEESAAKAGEQYGVRVGVSRGFLLFLRGVGEVQAADDVGVRLSLDGGGEVRLLSRKVFGSTIRDATGLLKPSESPGSREYNLIANEINRLATERAITRLEGIAVGDRLRFAGCTKVVSAAGYKPPLEIIPVLVEAAK
- a CDS encoding D-ribose ABC transporter substrate-binding protein; the encoded protein is MKLLSINLGFAGLLYLAGLVGCSQQAETTPSAPAATRESSSANAKGKFAVVVSTLNNPWFVVLAETAKARAEELGHEAVIFDSQNDTATEAGHFDNLIAAGYDAVLFNATDSEGSVASVRKAKEKGVPVFCIDREVNADDVAAAQILSDNYAGCVELGQYFVEVVGEEGTYAQLLGILGDNNTRDRSEGFHSVVDTFPGLKMVAQQNADCDRSKALEVTESILQANPDLDAIFCGNDAMAMGAYQAVASAGAANKIKVFGFDGAADVIDSIRDGKIVATAMQFPKTMARQAAEYADDWMRGHRDFQQKTRVAVELVTRDNIEQYVAYGAKE
- a CDS encoding FGGY family carbohydrate kinase gives rise to the protein MSYLIAIDQSTSATKVLLVDASGAVVDGCSLEHAQHYPQPGWVEHDAAEIIGNVFSAARELCGRHPDKLASVRGVSITNQRETVVVFDRTTGEPLRPAIVWQCRRGDAMCQELRNAGVEPEVAEKTGLRIDSYFSGSKIAWVMREEPAIAEAVRSGAACIGTIDAYLVHRLTSGQAYASDPTNASRTLLYDIGRLAWDASLCERFGVPVRALPEVRDCSATFGETTLGGALPSAAPICGVMGDSQASLFAQCCYAQGDAKATFGSGTSVLVNIGEQFRPAPSGMVGALAWIVADQPTYAWEGLINYSAATLAWLKDQLGLLSSIDDAEALASSVNDSGGVYLVPAFAGMGAPYWKPDARAAILGMSGYTRREHVVRAALESIAFQVADVVEAFARSGAAVRSLRVDGGPTRNHLLMQMVADMSLCELQATDESNLSALGAAMAGMLGLGMQGSLDGLRKLPRSGRMFMPTEGEAEVKRRMTGWRNAVERVF
- a CDS encoding transketolase family protein, with product MSAPAPSLHSAEAKARAERLGLRLGKANLDVFAEALTELATADRNVLAVTSDSRGSGKLKPFGEALPKQIVEVGIAEQNLVGVAAGIASCGKTVFAVSPACFLATRSLEQIKNDVCYSDLPVALVGISAGVSYGALGSTHHSLHDFAALRAIHNVTVLAPADNRETRSSIRWAATHDRPVYLRFGKAALYDLSDEPAPRDPRVASLLRDGDDVALIGAGETVIHCLLAADLLAEHGVESRVLSIPSVKPLDESALLAAGRECRVVLTAEEHSEHGGLGDAVARLLLGAGMTPVFRGVAIPDEDTYTGSQADIFGRYGLSMEGIADRALRALDAARVVL
- a CDS encoding transketolase, giving the protein MTRPALTDQHLRRKSAEYRRDVLRAIYHAGAGHTGGSLSCIDILNVLYNRVMNISPVNWRDPLRDRYVQSKGHSVEALYVVLADKGFYPFESLEKLCRGGSYFVGHPTRKIPGIEMNTGALGHGLPVSVGMAIAGKLDAASYRVFTLLGDGELAEGSNWEAAMCAAHYKLDNLTAIIDCNTLQITGATRDVCCNEPLDEKFTSFGWEVLCIDGHDVAELTTALSRPAASGKPTCIIARTVKGRGVSFMEGVVKWHHGVPSADEFAVAMAELEGALK
- a CDS encoding L-fucose/L-arabinose isomerase family protein, translating into MPNRGVKSGGVPKLGVIVGNRDFFPDQLVTEARADLAALLAKLGLEPVWLGEEDSKLGGVETHADARRCAELFRQRRDEIDGVLICLPNFGDEKGVADTLKLAGLNVPVLVQGYPDDLNQLGVSRRRDAFCGKISICNNLSQAGIPFTLTQKHVSTPASDNFREDLRKFLAVCRVVNGLRGVRLGAVGARPGAFNTVRYSEKILERNGVGVTTVDLSEFIAQANKLDSTDSRVVAKLDDIRAYAAAPGVPHEKLVQMARMGVVLADWMADNALDATAIQCWTSVQQNLGCNVCTLMSMMSERFMPSACEVDVTGTLTMYAMQLAADSPAALVDWNNNYGDDDEKCALFHCGNWAKSFIPDAKIATAPILGSTLGVENTYGAMEGRTPAGPLTYGRLTTADSEGRICAYVGEGQLTDDVLDTFGTRAVAHVPRLQALLKHVCKNGFEHHVVMTQSHSAAALVEAFETYLGWETYHHEGGGAP
- a CDS encoding alpha-L-fucosidase — protein: MALLAVALCFAANGQPAYTIEAADSVFLFTSFEEPADAGLRFVWSKDGFNWKRVPGVFLKPWAGSGQLMRDPSLVRGPDGTFHLVWTTAWRGDPGFGYASSQDLVHWSPQRFLPVMEHEPTTVNVWAPEVVYDEPRERFIIAWASTIPGRYPDGQEKHHNNHRMYYTTTRDFLEFTPAELFCEPGFSVIDAIIVPWSREGEASYKLVLKDNTRPVLALRVAEGDSPTGPWRNVSDPITESMTEGPTVARVGEEWLLYYDNYGVKKYGALATKDFVNFTNAPVTFPEGHKHGTVFRVTQKELDYLLRVGAEQTPGLGQPFVPQLSPEEITKRLEEIDRVAEAGPFKPTWRSLKGFETPSWYADAKFGLFIHWGAYSVPAFGSEWYPRNMYRKDSPEYEHHLKTYGPHTNVGYKDLIEQFEAEKFDPAEWAELFRESGARYVVPVVEHHDGFPMFDSRLTEWNAAKKGPERDLIGDLAAACREQGITVGASSHRAENWWFYGGGRQIESDVQDEDYATLYGPAHGKRVAENQSEPPSKEFLDDWLLRSCEIVDKFEPRVMYFDWWVCQPAFQPYLQRFAAYYYNRAAEAGYEPAINFKEWEGYSFPRGTGVLDVERGKFAGIQPELWQTCTSVSRNSWGYIEGQDYKPTGEIIDDLVDVVSKNGVMLLNIGPKADGTVPEPEQQMLREIGAWLRVNGEAIYGTRPWKRFGEGPTKEAAGSFTDGERPEFTGNDIRFTTKDDKVYAIALAWPDDGKLVIESLGEAAVKASMVRLLGSDEAVRWHQSDEGLEVTLPVEAPSRFAHAVEVKLEESANNATRRE